The Streptomyces sp. HUAS MG91 sequence CTCGATCGCCTTGACAGGAGCGCCGGCGACCACGGCCTTGAGCTTGTCGAGGCTGAAGTTGCCGTCCTCGTCGCGGCAGCCGAAGTACGACGTGCCGATCTGCAGGATCAGATCGCCGCCGTTGCGGTGGTACGGCGACAGGCCGCCCTCGCCCGTGTTGTGCATCGTGCCGGCCAGCGCCGCGCCCTTGTTGAGCGCCGTGACGGCCGCGCCGGACAGCGAACCGAAGCTCATCGCCGAGATGTTGACGATGCTCGCCGGGCGGAACGCCTTGGCACGCCCGCGCGGCCCGCCCAGCACCTTCGCGGAGGGCAGCGGCGCCTGCGGGTCGTGCAGATCGGGCAGCGGTCCGGCGAACGTGCGCTGCTTCACGTACGCGTGGCCCTGCACGTGCTCGACGTCGTTGTCGGTGCCGAACCCGAAGTAGTTGTTCTCCTCCTTCGCCGACGCGTAGATCCAGCTGCGCTGGTCGCGGCTGAACGGCCGCTCCTCGTCGTTGGAGGTCACGACGTACTGCCGCAGCTCCGGTCCGATGGTCTCCAGCAGATACCGGGCGTGGCCGACCACGGGGAAGTTTCTCAGCAGTGCGTGCTTCTTCTGCACGAGGTCGCGGGCGGCCACCACGGCCAGCACGGTCGCGGCGGCCGCGCCTATGTTCCGAGCACGCATGAAACGTTCCTCTCCTCGACTGCTCGACGATCGGCGCCGGAGACGCCCGAGCAGGCCCGATCGTAGAGGCACCGTACGAAGACGGGCAGGCCAGGGGCTAGCCTGCCGTCCCGGGTGCCCTCATGCCCGGCCTGAGCAAGGAGAACCACCATGACCACCACCGCCCGCGCGACCGTGCAGCACGAGGACGACCGCGTTCGCGTCACCCGCTGGGACTTCGAGGACGGCCAGAGCACCGGCCGGCACGTCCACGCGTACGACTACGTCGTCGTGCCCGTCACCGACGGCCGGACCGAGGTGATCGGCGCCGACGGCACGGTCATCCCGTCCCCGATGAAGGCCGGTGAGTCCTACGCCCGCACGGCCGGGACCGAGCACGAGGTCGTCAATGTCGGCGGCGCCCCGCACTCCTTCGTCGAGATCGAGCTGAAGAAGCCGTAGAAGACAACGAAATCCGTCGCAAAAAGTGCGGGCTAGGACGGATATCGTGGGCGAATGACTCGCGTTCCTCCGTCCGTCGCCGCCCGCACCGCCACCCCGGCGGACGCCGACGCCATCGTCTCCACCTTGACCAGCGCCTTCTTCCACGACCCGCTGTGGGGCCCGGTCTTCCCCGACGAGCGGCGGCGCGCCGAGCAGGCCGCGGTCATGTGGCGCCACTACGTCACCTCCGCGCTGCGCTACCCCTGGACCCTGGTGACACCGGGCGCGGAGGCCGCGGCCCTCTGGATCCCGCCGGGCGGCACCGAGCTCACCCCCGAAGAACAGGCCGCCCTGCCGGACCTGCTGATCCGCGCCGCCGGCGAGGACGCCGCCCGGAACATCCTGGCGATCTACGAGCGGCTGGACGCCGCCCACCCCGACGAGCCCTGCTACTTCCTCACACTGCTCGGGGTCCACGACGACCACCGCGGCAAGGGTCTGGGCATGGGCCTGCTCGCCGAGAGCCTGGCCCGCATCGACGCGCTCGGCGCGCCCGCCTATCTCGAATCGTCCAACCCCGTGAACATCGACCGCTACCGCGGCGCCGGCTTCGTCCCGCGCGACACGATCACCATGGCCGACGGCCACGTCGTCACCACCATGTGGCGACCGGCCCGCCCGGCCGGCGACCTATAGTCGATCTCATGAGTCGTTGGCAGGAACTGACCGGTGGGACCTCCGGCAGCGAGTACGCCGCACGCTTCGAGGCGCTGGCCCGCAGCGGCAAGGACTTGCACGGCGAGGCCTCGTTCTGCGCGGCCCTGGTGCCCGCCGGGTCCCGCGTGCTGGACGCCGGCTGCGGCACCGGGCGGGTCATGATCCGACTCGCCGAACTCGGCTACGACTGCGTGGGCATCGACCTCGACGCGTCGATGCTGGACGTGGCGCGGGCACAGGCCCCCGGACTGCCCTGGTTCCGGACCGACCTCGCCGCGTTCGACCCGGCCCTGCTCGGTGTCGCCGCGGACTTCGACCTCGTGGTCGCCGCCGGCAACGTCATGCCGCTGCTCACCCCCGGCACGGAGTCCGCGGTGGTCGAACGCCTCGCCGCCGCCCTGCGCCCGGGCGGCCTCCTCGTCGCGGGCTTCGGCCTCGACGCGGCCCATCTGCCCGTGCCGCCCGGCCTCACGCTGCCGGAGTACGACGCCAGCTGCGCCGCCGCCGGCCTCGACCTCGTCGACCGCTTCGCCACCTGGGACGCGGCCCCCTACGACGGCGGTGGCTACGCCGTCAGCGTCCACCGCGCCACGAGCTGAACGGACCGGCTCAGCAGGCCTCGTCGCTCCTGGCCGACAGCGGCGCCCAGGTGTACCGCAGCCGCACCCCGTGATCCTGGAGCCAGGTGGTCTCGCGGTGCCGCAGCTCGTGCGCCGACTCCGGAGCGATGGCGCAGGGCCAGCGCACCAGCACCTCGGTGACGTGGCCCGTCTGCACCAGCTGCCGCACCCGGCGCCACCCGGTCCGCCGGACCGGATCCGGCTCCCCGTACGTATCGGTGACGACCTCGGCGATCGTCAGCCCGCGCTCCTGGGCGAACGCCTGGCCTTCGGTGCGCGCGCACTGCGCGGCCGCTCCCGGCCCGGCGGGGGACCGGTCCGCGCACACGTACAGGACTACGGGCGAAACGGGTTCGGCGTGGGTGGGCATGGGTGCCTCCTGGGCGTGGCCGGGCCGTGCGGTGCCGGACGGAACACATGACGTGGGGTCATGGGCGCGGTCAGGGGCAGGACGTCAACTCCGCCCAGACGACCTTGCCTTCGGCCCGTGTCGAGCGCGCGGAGCCCCAGCGGTCCGCGATCTGCTGCACGAGGAACAGGCCCCGTCCGCTCTCCTCGCCCGGGTCCGCGTGCCGCCCCGGCGCGGCGACCGGGACCCGGCCGCCGTCGTGCAGCTCGATCCGCAGCAGCCGCTCGTCGCCCGTCAGGGTGAGGCCGCAGACGACGTGTCCACTGTCGGTGTGCAGCACCGCGTTCGTCGTCAGCTCGGAGACGAGCAGCACCGCGTCGCAACAGGTGTCCCCCGGCACCTTCCACGCGCGCAGCCGGTCGCGCACGGTGTCCCGGGCGGATCTCGCGCTGGTGCGCAGCGCGGGCAGGCCGAACCAGTACTCCCGGCGCGGCGCGGTCGTCTCTAAGGCGGAGGACGGGGCCGGTGCGCCGGGCGGGAGCAGAGTCACGAAGATCGCCTTCCAGGGCCTGCCGAGGGGCGGCCGCGGTGTGGGGGTACGGGCAGCAGCTGGAGCGGTGAGAGGCGGACGACGGGACGGACGCCCTGCGACAAGGTGCCGGTGAAGGCACCGGCAGCACGCGCCCCGTGCGGGCCGAGTGCTCCTCAAGAGCTGCGACGTGACCGCTCACGCGTCAACTATGCGCGTGATCGTACTCGGGCTGCAACCGACTCCCTGATAATTTCAGCGCGGCGGTATCGATCTGGCGTCATCATCAAGTCACTGTCAGAATGGTGATGTTGATGTCACCTCAGGAAGGTTGGGCGTGAGCGAAGCCCGTTCCGGCACCAGTGCGCCGACGGTCCTGCGCATGATCCTCGGCCGTCGGCTGCGG is a genomic window containing:
- a CDS encoding cupin domain-containing protein, whose product is MTTTARATVQHEDDRVRVTRWDFEDGQSTGRHVHAYDYVVVPVTDGRTEVIGADGTVIPSPMKAGESYARTAGTEHEVVNVGGAPHSFVEIELKKP
- a CDS encoding GNAT family N-acetyltransferase → MTRVPPSVAARTATPADADAIVSTLTSAFFHDPLWGPVFPDERRRAEQAAVMWRHYVTSALRYPWTLVTPGAEAAALWIPPGGTELTPEEQAALPDLLIRAAGEDAARNILAIYERLDAAHPDEPCYFLTLLGVHDDHRGKGLGMGLLAESLARIDALGAPAYLESSNPVNIDRYRGAGFVPRDTITMADGHVVTTMWRPARPAGDL
- a CDS encoding class I SAM-dependent methyltransferase, coding for MSRWQELTGGTSGSEYAARFEALARSGKDLHGEASFCAALVPAGSRVLDAGCGTGRVMIRLAELGYDCVGIDLDASMLDVARAQAPGLPWFRTDLAAFDPALLGVAADFDLVVAAGNVMPLLTPGTESAVVERLAAALRPGGLLVAGFGLDAAHLPVPPGLTLPEYDASCAAAGLDLVDRFATWDAAPYDGGGYAVSVHRATS
- a CDS encoding ATP-binding protein, whose protein sequence is MTLLPPGAPAPSSALETTAPRREYWFGLPALRTSARSARDTVRDRLRAWKVPGDTCCDAVLLVSELTTNAVLHTDSGHVVCGLTLTGDERLLRIELHDGGRVPVAAPGRHADPGEESGRGLFLVQQIADRWGSARSTRAEGKVVWAELTSCP